A window of Choristoneura fumiferana chromosome 8, NRCan_CFum_1, whole genome shotgun sequence contains these coding sequences:
- the LOC141430378 gene encoding centaurin-gamma-1A-like: MLSSKGVMCNRQHTQACLNTSLSIRQEIQRFESVHPSIYALYDLVELVPDPLLAQQIRDHVVAIEATRNEYLLRKWNYSNAR, encoded by the exons ATGCTGAGTTCAAAAGGCGTTATGTGTAACAGGCAGCATACACAGGCGTGTCTGAACACGTCTCTGTCCATCAGGCAGGAGATCCAGCGCTTTGAGAGCGTGCATCCCTCTATATACGCTCTTTACGACCTTGTGGAGTTGGTTCCTGACCCGCTGCTGGCCCAACAGATCCGAGACCACGTCGTGGCTATAGAAG CAACAAGAAACGAGTACTTGTTAAGAAAATGGAATTATAGTAATGCGCGGTGA